One segment of Setaria viridis chromosome 4, Setaria_viridis_v4.0, whole genome shotgun sequence DNA contains the following:
- the LOC117851949 gene encoding B-box zinc finger protein 20: MLVRCDVCGAEPAAVLCCADEAALCSACDRSVHRANKLAHKHRRIPLLQPSGDSSPAAAAAPLCDVCKERRGLVFCVEDRAILCADCDDPIHSANDLTAKHSRFLLVGAKLSAALVDQSLPSPDDCGRGNGTGEPDGVAAAICAQDSCTAKSSALDCSNSYGAGAGGGSSSSSISDYLTNICPGWRVDDLLFDDAAFSAASNAGCDEHEQVPSLDADLFDVVAGRPGKRGAWYGGGALGLEKVSAASIAVPTAAKQQGRVRERHWSCDSDSDVFAVPEISPQPLAKKARPPATSF; the protein is encoded by the exons ATGCTGGTGCGCTGCGACGTCTGCGGCGCCGAGCCGGCCGCCGTGCTCTGCtgcgccgacgaggccgcgctCTGCTCAGCATGCGACCGCAGCGTCCACCgcgccaacaagctcgcccacaAGCACCGCCGCATCCCGCTCCTCCAGCCCTCCGGCGacagctcccccgccgccgccgccgcgccgctctgCGACGTCTGCAAG GAGCGGAGGGGCCTGGTGTTCTGCGTGGAGGACCGCGCCATCCTGTGCGCCGACTGCGACGACCCCATCCACAGCGCCAACGACCTCACCGCCAAGCACAGCCgcttcctcctcgtcggcgccaAGCTCTCCGCTGCGCTCGTCGACCAATCGCTGCCCTCTCCTGACGACTGCGGCCGCGGGAACGGCACCGGCGAGCccgacggcgtcgccgccgccatctgcgCGCAGGACTCCTGCACGGCCAAGAGCTCGGCTCTTGATTGCAGCAACAGctacggcgccggcgccggcggcggcagcagcagcagcagcatctccgACTATCTCACAAACATCTGCCCCGGCTGGCGCGTCGACGACCTCCTCTTCGACGACGCCGCGTTCTCCGCCGCCTCG AACGCCGGGTGCGACGAGCACGAGCAGGTCCCCTCCCTGGACGCCGATCTCTTCGACgtggtcgccggccggccggggaaaCGCGGCGCGtggtacggcggcggcgcgctgggcCTCGAGAAGGTGTCTGCTGCGTCCATTGCAGTCCCGACGGCGGCGAAGCAGCAGGGGCGCGTGAGGGAGAGGCACTGGAGCTGCGACAGCGACAGCGACGTGTTCGCGGTGCCGGAGATCTCGCCGCAGCCGCTGGCGAAGaaggcgcggccgccggcgacgtcaTTCTGA
- the LOC117854220 gene encoding protein FMP32, mitochondrial: MAAAAVACRRALLLHGQHQWPQRWAGAAVPTSAARSISQLVKTNGRRAFLVDTLALVRKLESQGVPTKQAEAITSAITEVLNDSLESISESFVSKAEMQKSEMLQESNISKFKSQVQSSQENHFSLLQRETEKLRGDIDKMRSELKYEIDKVTAGQRLDLNLERGRIRDELAKQNEETTELTTKLDKEIHSLKAQLEAAKYDVIKYCIGTIVSISAVGLAVLRIVM, translated from the exons atggccgccgccgccgtcgcctgcaGGCGCGCCCTGCTCCTGCACGGCCAGCACCAGTGGCCGCAGCGCTGGGCGGGGGCGGCCGTGCCCACCAGCGCCGCCCGCAGCATCTCGCAGCTCGTCAAGACCAACGGCCGCCGCGCCTTCCTCGTCGACACCCTCGCCCTC GTCAGGAAGCTGGAGTCGCAGGGCGTGCCGACCAAGCAGGCGGAGGCCATCACCTCCGCCATCACGGAGGTCCTCAACGACAGCCTCGAGAGCATCTCCGAGTCCTTCGTCTCCAAGGCCGAGATGCAGAAG AGTGAGATGCTGCAGGAGTCCAATATCTCCAAGTTCAAGTCGCAAGTGCAGAGCTCGCAG GAAAACCATTTCTCTTTGCTGCAGCGGGAGACAGAGAAGCTTCGTGGAGATATTGATAAGATGAGGAGTGAACTGAA ATATGAGATTGACAAGGTCACTGCAGGGCAGCGGTTGGATCTGAACCTTGAAAGAGG GCGCATACGTGACGAACTTGCCAAGCAGAATGAGGAAACTACTGAGCTTACCACAAAGCTTGACAAG GAAATTCACTCACTGAAGGCCCAGCTGGAGGCAGCAAAGTATGATGTCATCAAATACTGCATAGGTACCATCGTTTCGATATCAGCCGTCGGACTCGCCGTTCTCCGCATCGTGATGTGA